A genomic segment from Saccharicrinis carchari encodes:
- a CDS encoding methylenetetrahydrofolate reductase codes for MTAAELVLKDKETKFSFELLPPLKGNNIDRVFRSIDILKEFNPQFINITSHREEYAFETNGQGYVEKKVIRKRPGTVAVAAAIQNKYGIKVIPHIISRGFTKTETEYALIDLNFMGIHDILVLRGDDTHKEKYPPRHEECNQYAIELAQQVNNLNKGIYLDGTSNEPFETPFAYGVAGYPEKHEEAPNMDSDLLYLKAKVDAGAEYVMTQMFFDNQKYYDFVKRCRSIGIEVPIIPGIKPITTANQLNVLPKIFSCDIPEDFARELRKCKDNVEVKKVSVEWTIQQALDLKKNGVPIIHFYTMMATESVRQVAEAVY; via the coding sequence TTCGTTTGAACTCTTACCGCCTTTAAAAGGTAATAATATCGACAGGGTATTCAGATCAATCGATATTTTAAAAGAATTTAATCCGCAATTTATCAACATCACATCGCATCGCGAGGAGTATGCCTTTGAAACTAACGGGCAGGGATATGTGGAGAAGAAGGTGATACGTAAGCGTCCGGGTACGGTAGCCGTGGCCGCCGCCATCCAAAATAAATACGGCATAAAGGTGATACCCCATATAATATCGCGGGGCTTTACAAAAACAGAAACAGAATATGCCCTTATCGACCTTAATTTTATGGGCATACACGATATTTTGGTGCTGCGGGGCGACGATACACATAAAGAAAAGTATCCGCCCAGACACGAAGAGTGTAATCAATATGCCATTGAACTGGCTCAGCAGGTAAATAATCTAAACAAAGGCATTTACCTTGATGGTACCAGCAACGAGCCCTTTGAAACTCCATTTGCTTATGGTGTGGCCGGCTATCCCGAAAAACATGAAGAAGCACCCAACATGGACTCCGACTTATTATATCTGAAAGCCAAAGTTGATGCCGGTGCCGAGTACGTAATGACACAAATGTTTTTCGATAACCAAAAGTATTACGACTTTGTAAAACGATGCCGTTCCATTGGAATTGAAGTGCCCATCATTCCGGGTATCAAACCCATTACCACAGCCAACCAGCTTAACGTTTTGCCTAAAATATTCAGCTGTGACATTCCGGAGGATTTTGCTCGCGAACTGCGTAAGTGTAAGGACAATGTTGAGGTGAAAAAAGTAAGTGTGGAGTGGACCATCCAACAAGCGCTGGACCTTAAAAAAAACGGGGTGCCCATTATTCATTTTTATACCATGATGGCCACCGAAAGCGTGAGGCAAGTGGCCGAGGCGGTATATTAA